The region CGGGTAACGAGCCGCCGAAAGCCATCCAGCCAAGCAAAACCCCGTTCCACTTTCCATCTGCTTTTAAAAATGGCTTTGGCGGATTCGGTTAATTTTCGTCTTTTTTTGCCGCTGGGTGCTTTTTTTCGGGGAATAGCGCTTTGAATATGCCCTTGTCGCAACGCTTTT is a window of Vampirovibrio chlorellavorus DNA encoding:
- a CDS encoding transposase, whose translation is KALRQGHIQSAIPRKKAPSGKKRRKLTESAKAIFKSRWKVERGFAWLDGFRRLVTRWEFYPEIYQAFTSVAIICILLR